The proteins below are encoded in one region of Scyliorhinus torazame isolate Kashiwa2021f chromosome 8, sScyTor2.1, whole genome shotgun sequence:
- the snx21 gene encoding sorting nexin-21 isoform X3, producing the protein MLQYTFSWSVVSGMASKIIRKLRTTVRKVNTTEESVEDFPERSELDDDTEGFSARLSGTLSFGDAGLADEDCCETAAMNSGPEFLQSFESDGIDYTESPLGELKPSNMLTTQLQENWNKSRRNLIVEKLVFEVTSANVVHDSSSKYVGNHASSPNHPRALWTLTRATQRVNTQTSSSKRRHIQHRHPPPEQILTPRWDLLLGRFLGHSVAYTIHVIKSGSFDDNKALIIRRYTDFAKLNVELHKHFKEEMGNVVFPKKIIRRNFTHETIAKRSRAFEQYLQHIHSIADICKSKVFLEFFYLRDLKAGQGLLRGGMCEDALETLVNAFHLQQKLCSLDTEHLLFTQASISVCYQELDRLDEAQTYCEQALQTINNQENHPLLVPLLHSNIRLSWKIAKDKRESEAKLQQIQEAGIDVLNQPSLKEHLIKDFLE; encoded by the exons ATGTTACAATATACCTTCTCATGG AGTGTGGTGTCTGGCATGGCGTCAAAAATCATACGCAAGCTTCGAACGACGGTTAGAAAAGTCAACACAACTGAGGAATCAGTGGAAGACTTCCCTGAAAGATCAGAACTTGATGATGACACAGAGGGATTCTCTGCACGCCTGAGTGGGACCCTGAGTTTTGGAGACGCAGGTTTGGCAGATGAGGACTGTTGTGAAACAGCTGCAATGAACAGTGGCCCTGAGTTTTTACAAAGTTTTGAGAGTGATGGGATTGATTATACAG AGAGTCCCTTGGGTGAGTTGAAACCCAGCAACATGCTCACTACACAGCTCCAGGAAAATTGGAACAAATCCAGAAGGAACCTCATCGTAGAGAAGTTGGTTTTTGAGGTTACCAGTGCCAATGTGGTCCATGACTCATCTTCCAAATATGTG ggcaatcacGCAAGCAGCCCAAACCATCCTCGTGCCCTCTGGACACTGACCCGAGCAACTCAGAGAGTTAATACTCAGACATCATCATCAAAGAGGCGTCACATCCAGCATCGgcaccctccaccagagcagatactcacacctcggtgggatttaCTCCTAGGCAGGTTTTTGGGTCACTCAGTG GCCTATACCATACATGTTATAAAGTCGGGCAGCTTTGATGATAACAAGGCATTGATTATTCGGCGATACACAGACTTTGCAAAATTGAATGTGGAACTCCACAAACATTTCAAAGAGGAAATGGGTAACGTGGTGTTTCCAAAGAAGATAATCCGGAGAAACTTCACACATGAAACCATAGCCAAACGCAGCCGGGCGTTTGAACAGTACCTCCAGCACATCCACTCAATTGCGGACATTTGCAAGTCCAAAGTTTTCCTGGAGTTCTTTTATCTCCGAGATTTAAAAGCGGGCCAGGGATTATTGCGTGGGGGTATGTGTGAGGATGCTCTGGAGACACTGGTCAATGCTTTTCACCTGCAGCAGAAGCTGTGCTCCTTGGACACTGAGCACTTACTTTTCACTCAAGCTTCTATTTCGGTTTGTTACCAAGAACTGGATCGCTTGGACGAGGCCCAGACATACTGTGAACAGGCCTTACAGACCATAAACAACCAGGAAAATCATCCATTACTCGTGCCTTTACTTCATTCCAATATCAGACTCTCCTGGAAAATAGCTAAGGATAAACGTGAGTCTGAAGCCAAACTTCAGCAAATCCAAGAAGCAGGGATAGATGTTTTAAATCAACCTAGTCTTAAAGAACATCTTATTAAAGATTTTTTAGAGTGA
- the snx21 gene encoding sorting nexin-21 isoform X1, with protein sequence MHFTINNPSWHQTLPAHTNCGAGPHNARADLSANFRHKSVVSGMASKIIRKLRTTVRKVNTTEESVEDFPERSELDDDTEGFSARLSGTLSFGDAGLADEDCCETAAMNSGPEFLQSFESDGIDYTESPLGELKPSNMLTTQLQENWNKSRRNLIVEKLVFEVTSANVVHDSSSKYVGNHASSPNHPRALWTLTRATQRVNTQTSSSKRRHIQHRHPPPEQILTPRWDLLLGRFLGHSVAYTIHVIKSGSFDDNKALIIRRYTDFAKLNVELHKHFKEEMGNVVFPKKIIRRNFTHETIAKRSRAFEQYLQHIHSIADICKSKVFLEFFYLRDLKAGQGLLRGGMCEDALETLVNAFHLQQKLCSLDTEHLLFTQASISVCYQELDRLDEAQTYCEQALQTINNQENHPLLVPLLHSNIRLSWKIAKDKRESEAKLQQIQEAGIDVLNQPSLKEHLIKDFLE encoded by the exons AGTGTGGTGTCTGGCATGGCGTCAAAAATCATACGCAAGCTTCGAACGACGGTTAGAAAAGTCAACACAACTGAGGAATCAGTGGAAGACTTCCCTGAAAGATCAGAACTTGATGATGACACAGAGGGATTCTCTGCACGCCTGAGTGGGACCCTGAGTTTTGGAGACGCAGGTTTGGCAGATGAGGACTGTTGTGAAACAGCTGCAATGAACAGTGGCCCTGAGTTTTTACAAAGTTTTGAGAGTGATGGGATTGATTATACAG AGAGTCCCTTGGGTGAGTTGAAACCCAGCAACATGCTCACTACACAGCTCCAGGAAAATTGGAACAAATCCAGAAGGAACCTCATCGTAGAGAAGTTGGTTTTTGAGGTTACCAGTGCCAATGTGGTCCATGACTCATCTTCCAAATATGTG ggcaatcacGCAAGCAGCCCAAACCATCCTCGTGCCCTCTGGACACTGACCCGAGCAACTCAGAGAGTTAATACTCAGACATCATCATCAAAGAGGCGTCACATCCAGCATCGgcaccctccaccagagcagatactcacacctcggtgggatttaCTCCTAGGCAGGTTTTTGGGTCACTCAGTG GCCTATACCATACATGTTATAAAGTCGGGCAGCTTTGATGATAACAAGGCATTGATTATTCGGCGATACACAGACTTTGCAAAATTGAATGTGGAACTCCACAAACATTTCAAAGAGGAAATGGGTAACGTGGTGTTTCCAAAGAAGATAATCCGGAGAAACTTCACACATGAAACCATAGCCAAACGCAGCCGGGCGTTTGAACAGTACCTCCAGCACATCCACTCAATTGCGGACATTTGCAAGTCCAAAGTTTTCCTGGAGTTCTTTTATCTCCGAGATTTAAAAGCGGGCCAGGGATTATTGCGTGGGGGTATGTGTGAGGATGCTCTGGAGACACTGGTCAATGCTTTTCACCTGCAGCAGAAGCTGTGCTCCTTGGACACTGAGCACTTACTTTTCACTCAAGCTTCTATTTCGGTTTGTTACCAAGAACTGGATCGCTTGGACGAGGCCCAGACATACTGTGAACAGGCCTTACAGACCATAAACAACCAGGAAAATCATCCATTACTCGTGCCTTTACTTCATTCCAATATCAGACTCTCCTGGAAAATAGCTAAGGATAAACGTGAGTCTGAAGCCAAACTTCAGCAAATCCAAGAAGCAGGGATAGATGTTTTAAATCAACCTAGTCTTAAAGAACATCTTATTAAAGATTTTTTAGAGTGA
- the snx21 gene encoding sorting nexin-21 isoform X2 — protein sequence MDVGQPVMYVESQRHSVVSGMASKIIRKLRTTVRKVNTTEESVEDFPERSELDDDTEGFSARLSGTLSFGDAGLADEDCCETAAMNSGPEFLQSFESDGIDYTESPLGELKPSNMLTTQLQENWNKSRRNLIVEKLVFEVTSANVVHDSSSKYVGNHASSPNHPRALWTLTRATQRVNTQTSSSKRRHIQHRHPPPEQILTPRWDLLLGRFLGHSVAYTIHVIKSGSFDDNKALIIRRYTDFAKLNVELHKHFKEEMGNVVFPKKIIRRNFTHETIAKRSRAFEQYLQHIHSIADICKSKVFLEFFYLRDLKAGQGLLRGGMCEDALETLVNAFHLQQKLCSLDTEHLLFTQASISVCYQELDRLDEAQTYCEQALQTINNQENHPLLVPLLHSNIRLSWKIAKDKRESEAKLQQIQEAGIDVLNQPSLKEHLIKDFLE from the exons AGTGTGGTGTCTGGCATGGCGTCAAAAATCATACGCAAGCTTCGAACGACGGTTAGAAAAGTCAACACAACTGAGGAATCAGTGGAAGACTTCCCTGAAAGATCAGAACTTGATGATGACACAGAGGGATTCTCTGCACGCCTGAGTGGGACCCTGAGTTTTGGAGACGCAGGTTTGGCAGATGAGGACTGTTGTGAAACAGCTGCAATGAACAGTGGCCCTGAGTTTTTACAAAGTTTTGAGAGTGATGGGATTGATTATACAG AGAGTCCCTTGGGTGAGTTGAAACCCAGCAACATGCTCACTACACAGCTCCAGGAAAATTGGAACAAATCCAGAAGGAACCTCATCGTAGAGAAGTTGGTTTTTGAGGTTACCAGTGCCAATGTGGTCCATGACTCATCTTCCAAATATGTG ggcaatcacGCAAGCAGCCCAAACCATCCTCGTGCCCTCTGGACACTGACCCGAGCAACTCAGAGAGTTAATACTCAGACATCATCATCAAAGAGGCGTCACATCCAGCATCGgcaccctccaccagagcagatactcacacctcggtgggatttaCTCCTAGGCAGGTTTTTGGGTCACTCAGTG GCCTATACCATACATGTTATAAAGTCGGGCAGCTTTGATGATAACAAGGCATTGATTATTCGGCGATACACAGACTTTGCAAAATTGAATGTGGAACTCCACAAACATTTCAAAGAGGAAATGGGTAACGTGGTGTTTCCAAAGAAGATAATCCGGAGAAACTTCACACATGAAACCATAGCCAAACGCAGCCGGGCGTTTGAACAGTACCTCCAGCACATCCACTCAATTGCGGACATTTGCAAGTCCAAAGTTTTCCTGGAGTTCTTTTATCTCCGAGATTTAAAAGCGGGCCAGGGATTATTGCGTGGGGGTATGTGTGAGGATGCTCTGGAGACACTGGTCAATGCTTTTCACCTGCAGCAGAAGCTGTGCTCCTTGGACACTGAGCACTTACTTTTCACTCAAGCTTCTATTTCGGTTTGTTACCAAGAACTGGATCGCTTGGACGAGGCCCAGACATACTGTGAACAGGCCTTACAGACCATAAACAACCAGGAAAATCATCCATTACTCGTGCCTTTACTTCATTCCAATATCAGACTCTCCTGGAAAATAGCTAAGGATAAACGTGAGTCTGAAGCCAAACTTCAGCAAATCCAAGAAGCAGGGATAGATGTTTTAAATCAACCTAGTCTTAAAGAACATCTTATTAAAGATTTTTTAGAGTGA
- the snx21 gene encoding sorting nexin-21 isoform X4 → MSVVSGMASKIIRKLRTTVRKVNTTEESVEDFPERSELDDDTEGFSARLSGTLSFGDAGLADEDCCETAAMNSGPEFLQSFESDGIDYTESPLGELKPSNMLTTQLQENWNKSRRNLIVEKLVFEVTSANVVHDSSSKYVGNHASSPNHPRALWTLTRATQRVNTQTSSSKRRHIQHRHPPPEQILTPRWDLLLGRFLGHSVAYTIHVIKSGSFDDNKALIIRRYTDFAKLNVELHKHFKEEMGNVVFPKKIIRRNFTHETIAKRSRAFEQYLQHIHSIADICKSKVFLEFFYLRDLKAGQGLLRGGMCEDALETLVNAFHLQQKLCSLDTEHLLFTQASISVCYQELDRLDEAQTYCEQALQTINNQENHPLLVPLLHSNIRLSWKIAKDKRESEAKLQQIQEAGIDVLNQPSLKEHLIKDFLE, encoded by the exons AGTGTGGTGTCTGGCATGGCGTCAAAAATCATACGCAAGCTTCGAACGACGGTTAGAAAAGTCAACACAACTGAGGAATCAGTGGAAGACTTCCCTGAAAGATCAGAACTTGATGATGACACAGAGGGATTCTCTGCACGCCTGAGTGGGACCCTGAGTTTTGGAGACGCAGGTTTGGCAGATGAGGACTGTTGTGAAACAGCTGCAATGAACAGTGGCCCTGAGTTTTTACAAAGTTTTGAGAGTGATGGGATTGATTATACAG AGAGTCCCTTGGGTGAGTTGAAACCCAGCAACATGCTCACTACACAGCTCCAGGAAAATTGGAACAAATCCAGAAGGAACCTCATCGTAGAGAAGTTGGTTTTTGAGGTTACCAGTGCCAATGTGGTCCATGACTCATCTTCCAAATATGTG ggcaatcacGCAAGCAGCCCAAACCATCCTCGTGCCCTCTGGACACTGACCCGAGCAACTCAGAGAGTTAATACTCAGACATCATCATCAAAGAGGCGTCACATCCAGCATCGgcaccctccaccagagcagatactcacacctcggtgggatttaCTCCTAGGCAGGTTTTTGGGTCACTCAGTG GCCTATACCATACATGTTATAAAGTCGGGCAGCTTTGATGATAACAAGGCATTGATTATTCGGCGATACACAGACTTTGCAAAATTGAATGTGGAACTCCACAAACATTTCAAAGAGGAAATGGGTAACGTGGTGTTTCCAAAGAAGATAATCCGGAGAAACTTCACACATGAAACCATAGCCAAACGCAGCCGGGCGTTTGAACAGTACCTCCAGCACATCCACTCAATTGCGGACATTTGCAAGTCCAAAGTTTTCCTGGAGTTCTTTTATCTCCGAGATTTAAAAGCGGGCCAGGGATTATTGCGTGGGGGTATGTGTGAGGATGCTCTGGAGACACTGGTCAATGCTTTTCACCTGCAGCAGAAGCTGTGCTCCTTGGACACTGAGCACTTACTTTTCACTCAAGCTTCTATTTCGGTTTGTTACCAAGAACTGGATCGCTTGGACGAGGCCCAGACATACTGTGAACAGGCCTTACAGACCATAAACAACCAGGAAAATCATCCATTACTCGTGCCTTTACTTCATTCCAATATCAGACTCTCCTGGAAAATAGCTAAGGATAAACGTGAGTCTGAAGCCAAACTTCAGCAAATCCAAGAAGCAGGGATAGATGTTTTAAATCAACCTAGTCTTAAAGAACATCTTATTAAAGATTTTTTAGAGTGA
- the snx21 gene encoding sorting nexin-21 isoform X5: protein MASKIIRKLRTTVRKVNTTEESVEDFPERSELDDDTEGFSARLSGTLSFGDAGLADEDCCETAAMNSGPEFLQSFESDGIDYTESPLGELKPSNMLTTQLQENWNKSRRNLIVEKLVFEVTSANVVHDSSSKYVGNHASSPNHPRALWTLTRATQRVNTQTSSSKRRHIQHRHPPPEQILTPRWDLLLGRFLGHSVAYTIHVIKSGSFDDNKALIIRRYTDFAKLNVELHKHFKEEMGNVVFPKKIIRRNFTHETIAKRSRAFEQYLQHIHSIADICKSKVFLEFFYLRDLKAGQGLLRGGMCEDALETLVNAFHLQQKLCSLDTEHLLFTQASISVCYQELDRLDEAQTYCEQALQTINNQENHPLLVPLLHSNIRLSWKIAKDKRESEAKLQQIQEAGIDVLNQPSLKEHLIKDFLE, encoded by the exons ATGGCGTCAAAAATCATACGCAAGCTTCGAACGACGGTTAGAAAAGTCAACACAACTGAGGAATCAGTGGAAGACTTCCCTGAAAGATCAGAACTTGATGATGACACAGAGGGATTCTCTGCACGCCTGAGTGGGACCCTGAGTTTTGGAGACGCAGGTTTGGCAGATGAGGACTGTTGTGAAACAGCTGCAATGAACAGTGGCCCTGAGTTTTTACAAAGTTTTGAGAGTGATGGGATTGATTATACAG AGAGTCCCTTGGGTGAGTTGAAACCCAGCAACATGCTCACTACACAGCTCCAGGAAAATTGGAACAAATCCAGAAGGAACCTCATCGTAGAGAAGTTGGTTTTTGAGGTTACCAGTGCCAATGTGGTCCATGACTCATCTTCCAAATATGTG ggcaatcacGCAAGCAGCCCAAACCATCCTCGTGCCCTCTGGACACTGACCCGAGCAACTCAGAGAGTTAATACTCAGACATCATCATCAAAGAGGCGTCACATCCAGCATCGgcaccctccaccagagcagatactcacacctcggtgggatttaCTCCTAGGCAGGTTTTTGGGTCACTCAGTG GCCTATACCATACATGTTATAAAGTCGGGCAGCTTTGATGATAACAAGGCATTGATTATTCGGCGATACACAGACTTTGCAAAATTGAATGTGGAACTCCACAAACATTTCAAAGAGGAAATGGGTAACGTGGTGTTTCCAAAGAAGATAATCCGGAGAAACTTCACACATGAAACCATAGCCAAACGCAGCCGGGCGTTTGAACAGTACCTCCAGCACATCCACTCAATTGCGGACATTTGCAAGTCCAAAGTTTTCCTGGAGTTCTTTTATCTCCGAGATTTAAAAGCGGGCCAGGGATTATTGCGTGGGGGTATGTGTGAGGATGCTCTGGAGACACTGGTCAATGCTTTTCACCTGCAGCAGAAGCTGTGCTCCTTGGACACTGAGCACTTACTTTTCACTCAAGCTTCTATTTCGGTTTGTTACCAAGAACTGGATCGCTTGGACGAGGCCCAGACATACTGTGAACAGGCCTTACAGACCATAAACAACCAGGAAAATCATCCATTACTCGTGCCTTTACTTCATTCCAATATCAGACTCTCCTGGAAAATAGCTAAGGATAAACGTGAGTCTGAAGCCAAACTTCAGCAAATCCAAGAAGCAGGGATAGATGTTTTAAATCAACCTAGTCTTAAAGAACATCTTATTAAAGATTTTTTAGAGTGA
- the snx21 gene encoding sorting nexin-21 isoform X6 — MHFTINNPSWHQTLPAHTNCGAGPHNARADLSANFRHKSVVSGMASKIIRKLRTTVRKVNTTEESVEDFPERSELDDDTEGFSARLSGTLSFGDAGLADEDCCETAAMNSGPEFLQSFESDGIDYTESPLGELKPSNMLTTQLQENWNKSRRNLIVEKLVFEVTSANVVHDSSSKYVAYTIHVIKSGSFDDNKALIIRRYTDFAKLNVELHKHFKEEMGNVVFPKKIIRRNFTHETIAKRSRAFEQYLQHIHSIADICKSKVFLEFFYLRDLKAGQGLLRGGMCEDALETLVNAFHLQQKLCSLDTEHLLFTQASISVCYQELDRLDEAQTYCEQALQTINNQENHPLLVPLLHSNIRLSWKIAKDKRESEAKLQQIQEAGIDVLNQPSLKEHLIKDFLE; from the exons AGTGTGGTGTCTGGCATGGCGTCAAAAATCATACGCAAGCTTCGAACGACGGTTAGAAAAGTCAACACAACTGAGGAATCAGTGGAAGACTTCCCTGAAAGATCAGAACTTGATGATGACACAGAGGGATTCTCTGCACGCCTGAGTGGGACCCTGAGTTTTGGAGACGCAGGTTTGGCAGATGAGGACTGTTGTGAAACAGCTGCAATGAACAGTGGCCCTGAGTTTTTACAAAGTTTTGAGAGTGATGGGATTGATTATACAG AGAGTCCCTTGGGTGAGTTGAAACCCAGCAACATGCTCACTACACAGCTCCAGGAAAATTGGAACAAATCCAGAAGGAACCTCATCGTAGAGAAGTTGGTTTTTGAGGTTACCAGTGCCAATGTGGTCCATGACTCATCTTCCAAATATGTG GCCTATACCATACATGTTATAAAGTCGGGCAGCTTTGATGATAACAAGGCATTGATTATTCGGCGATACACAGACTTTGCAAAATTGAATGTGGAACTCCACAAACATTTCAAAGAGGAAATGGGTAACGTGGTGTTTCCAAAGAAGATAATCCGGAGAAACTTCACACATGAAACCATAGCCAAACGCAGCCGGGCGTTTGAACAGTACCTCCAGCACATCCACTCAATTGCGGACATTTGCAAGTCCAAAGTTTTCCTGGAGTTCTTTTATCTCCGAGATTTAAAAGCGGGCCAGGGATTATTGCGTGGGGGTATGTGTGAGGATGCTCTGGAGACACTGGTCAATGCTTTTCACCTGCAGCAGAAGCTGTGCTCCTTGGACACTGAGCACTTACTTTTCACTCAAGCTTCTATTTCGGTTTGTTACCAAGAACTGGATCGCTTGGACGAGGCCCAGACATACTGTGAACAGGCCTTACAGACCATAAACAACCAGGAAAATCATCCATTACTCGTGCCTTTACTTCATTCCAATATCAGACTCTCCTGGAAAATAGCTAAGGATAAACGTGAGTCTGAAGCCAAACTTCAGCAAATCCAAGAAGCAGGGATAGATGTTTTAAATCAACCTAGTCTTAAAGAACATCTTATTAAAGATTTTTTAGAGTGA